The Medicago truncatula cultivar Jemalong A17 chromosome 7, MtrunA17r5.0-ANR, whole genome shotgun sequence genome includes the window acttatttatCCTTTCCAAACTTAAAGCTATTCGCAATGCACTGTATCTCATTGTAATTCTTTGCATATCTGGTTTTTTTCTCTCCCTCGTTGTTTATTCATCACATAATGTAGACATTCTTAAATTGTTATTATAATGTTTATAACTGTGAAGTTTTatcatttgttttgttgtggCAGTTTGCATCCGGAAGCCTAGATGGTCCTATCAAATATTAGAATGTCGGACTGCAGTCGTAAAAGATGTATTATTGCTTATCTTGGGTGCTATTGAGTGTGCAAACAGGAATTGAAATGGATGTAGCTTTCAAATGATAACTTGTGAGATGAGCAATAAATTGGTTGCAACAAGGATTAAAGGGTTTGTCACTTTCAGGGTGGttttggtatataaaatttGGCCTTCTGGGTTGTTTTGGAAGCTGGGAAGAAGAGCTTCTATTGTTGTTAATGGCAACATCACAAGGACAGCATATTGCATGCACACCATAAGTACCCTGGTGAAGTAGGTAGAAGAAATAGATAGAACACACTGTATTAACATTATTTGTTCTATTCTATACGGAGTACATTTACATTATGTGCTAAATTAAGTTATctgctgttttattttttgtaaacagTTCATCATTATAATCAATAAGTCTGCTTCATGGTTTTGGATTCCAACCAATTAGCGTCTGTCAGATTTTCTTTTACTCGTCCTttctgtatatatatattttttcatcatattcatGAGGGCTGATaaactatacttttttttttttttttaaactctgTTGAGCATGCTAGGCTCTGACTTTGAGGTTAGAAGTGTTTgagtaaacaacttaattaagagGTTATTCAATAAGTGATTGTTATATTAGCATGTATTATGTATTTCTATGGCCTAAAATTGCATGTGGTTAAACAATTTTTGAATTATAAGCAATTTTTACAAGTTATTACGAGGAGCCTGCTAAAATGAGTCAAACAAAGCTATTTTCACGTTCTCtcaaatcacttaaaaaaaaataaaaatggattcTCTCAAATACTTACACATGCCGGAAAATAAAATCTTCCAAACATCGCGATATCATGAAGAAAAAGTAGCGAGAATATCATTTCAAATCACAGTAACAAAGTTATATTTGTGACTTGTGACCACCACATTTACCTTCTTGTCTAAACTTACCATTGTTCCCAATACTTGATCAATTTGTGGTCAAATGTAAAACAACACTAAAGGGGTAAATCTAGAATCATACATGTCCTATAAACGTAAACATGTTTTTAAATCTGCAAATTGATGACCAAGATCAAAATTTCACCATAACTAGACTAGATACAAAGTCATGTTTCCTGCTAAGCCTCCACTGATTGTAAATAACATGGTATGGCATGTGAATAAATGTGATAATGATGTAGGACTTGTCTTTACTCGGATAAAATTTTCACAATAACCATCCATTCTTTTCCCAGCTGAATAATGCATGGTTAGTCTTTACAATTACACTCTATTCAGAGTCATGAATGGTTTAAACTGCTGGTCATGAATGGTTTAAACCGTTGGTGACTCACATCACTACATTTGGTTGTGTCGTTTCTGGGACACAGATGTCTATGTTCACTTGAAACAGGAAGGCAGCTACCAAATTACAAAATCGAATTTACAGGACAAAGATTGCCATTATGAGATGTATCATATCAAGTTTTGGTTTGGAGAATGTACTTTCTTGTTCGAGCAGAACAGAATAGAACAAcaacaccaaaatcaaaactaacaaaGGCACTGATAAAGAAAATCCCTACAGATATTGGTCCATCCATCTTATCTTCCTTAAAATAACTTCCTTGATTTGATGGAATTCTCCCATCCTCACACACTCCACTCGGAGATTCCAAGCATAAATCTGGATTTCCAGCAAATGCACCAGGAAATCTTCCGTAACCTTGCTTCTGAGGAACATATCCAGAGAAACAGTTGTAAGACAGATTCAAGATGGTAAGATCTTGAAGGCTGGAAATGTTTCCCGGGATATGTCCTGATAGGGAATTATGCGACAAATCTATAGCTTTCAAACTCTGCATTTTCTGCAAACCAGGAAGCTGTCCGTTGAGAAAATTGTTTGACAAATTCAGATATTCTAAGCCAGATAGGCCAAATAAGCCCCTTGGAATCTCACCATGCAACAAGTTATCGGAGAGATCGATTCCGAACATCGATGAATGATCATATGTGAAACTGAGTTGATTGCTATCAGAAACAACTACTGAAACTCTTGGTTCAAACACCTTTGTAGCTTCAACAAAAGGCTCTTTAACAGTAACATTCCGTGTGTTAAATAATAAGCTACCCTTCAAATTAATATCAGGTATAAAGCCAGAAAATTTGTTGTGTGACAAATCCATTGTTTCAATAGCTTGAAATGCGAACAACCAACTAGGCAAGTTTCCATTGAATTTGTTCCACGCAAGAGAAAGATACCTGAGGTTTGTCCATTTGGTTATTGCATCGTTCAAGGATCCAGAAAGATCATTGGAACTAAAATCTACAATCTCCAAAGATTTACAACCAGCCAAAGTGAGTGGAATAGCCCCGGAAAACCTATTGTTGCTTATATCTAGTATCCTCAAGATATCCAACGCGTCAAACTCCGGTTGAATCACACCAGAAagattgttattattaagtatTAGAGCATACAACTGAAAGCATCCAACAATACTGAATGGAATGGTACCAGACAAAGAGTTGTGTGAAATATCAATGACTTGAAGATAAGTCAAATTTCCAATTCTAGCAGGAATTTCTCCAGAAAGAAGATTGTGAGAAAGGAACAAAGCCTGCAAGCTTTTTAACTCAGTAATTTTCAATGGAATTTCACCAGAGAATTGATTGTGAGAAAGGTCAAGAAAAACAAGACCAAGTTTTTCGGTGGTCTCTGCAATTTTACTAGGAATAGGACCAGACAATTCATTATTACTCAAATCCAAAACAACAAGTTTCTCTGAGAACACAAGCCTTGAATATATTCTATACTTCAAATGGTTCCTTGATAAGTTCAAATGAGTCAAAGCTTGAAAATTAGCAATACAAGCAGGTAAACCCCCCACAATAGAATTGTTAGACAAATTCAACACAGTTAAGGACTGAACTGAAGCTGCAAAACAAGGCAAAGTACCTGTAAACTGATTGGAACCAAGGTTGAGAAAAACGAAAGACTGTTGAAAATCAACAAGATTACCAGACAATAAATTGCTTCCAAGGTCCAAATACTTAAGAGACTTCAAATAAAGCAAACTCTCAGGTATACTTCCACTGAATGAACAATAACCAAGCTGAACTCTTTCAAGATTTGCAGAGAAGTTACCTATCCAAAAAGGCAATAAACCTCCCAAAGGTGGATTCTCATTCAAAACAAGCTCGGTGAGATGCTTAAGCCTCATGAAAGAGTTTGGTATTCCACCATGAAACCTATTATGACTAAGATCAATAACTCTAAGGTTCAATAAGTCTCCAAAACAAACAGGTAGAGTGCATGTGAAATTATTGTGTGAAAAATCCACTTTTTCAAGATACAAAAGGTTGCAAAAATTGGGGTGGATTTGACCTGACAAATTCATACTGTTTAGGTTGATTGAAACCACTCTACCAGTAGTATTTTCACAAGTGATTCCAACCCATGTAGTGCAATTTGAACCAACCCAGTTGGTTAAACTTTGGCTAGGGTCATGCAATGATGATTTGAAcaataaaagagattttttgtCTTGTGGGTGAATATCAATTGAGTGAGAAAGGGTTACACAGTGAAGAATAAGGTAAAAGAGTGTGAGATAATAGCAAAAATGATGATGGGTCATTGTAAAGGTGTGAtttttatgaagatgaagaagaattttAAGCTTTGGAAGATGAAAAATAGGAACTTGGTGgatgaatttgaagattttGGAATGAATGTGTGAAgggaaaagacaaaaaaaagacagaacaaaagagaaaaaggaacaAGAACAATAACTTACAATGGTGGTGTGTGTTGCAGAGATAAAGTGAAGTGGGTTTAGattggatcaaagaaaataaagtggCTTTGATGTGCTTTCTTCCCTCCCTTTATTCTCTTTTCTgtgttcctttttctttttgttgctaATATCTCTACCCTTTTTCTCTGTAAAACTTGGAACAGTTCTGGTTTTTCTacatttgtaaaattttatattcttCAAGTGAACTACCAAAGCCGATGCATGTTTTTTTATACACCAATTACATtgtaaactcacacacataaagtGAAGAATgtgtcggagttcgaacccaaTAATGAAGTTCAAActaacaattttaatatttttgttagttGAGCTATGACTTATGAGACAATTTGATATATCTCTTTACAAAAcgcttttaaataaattaatgggattataaatatttaggttaaatatttttttaaagataaatttaatttcaattcgATATATCTCTTTATGGAATGCTTGTACAGTAGAACAAGCATCCTTAAAAGCTGCGTCAAGCAAAATGGTCAAATATGAGAAAGCGTGTTTTGACAATCAACATGTTTTTATACCatttgcttttgacactttCGGTTTCCTAGCATCAGAGTTTGTTGATCTTCCACATAAAGTTCAAATGGTCATGCATAGCAATGTCATATCTCCTAGGTCTATGAATGTTGTGTTCACGAGGATCGattttgtcattcaaaaagatCGAGGGCGCAGCttattaaataatgatttatatatatataaattaacataagaaACTATAAATACAAACACATAATAGTGCTGCCACAAACAAACATTAACTagaaaactaaatttaaaactTGTGTATCCACGCTGACATTCAACTTAAGAAATTGTTTGCCTCAATATCCCTAATAGCCTCATCTTTCCTAGCAGCTTTGATCTGAAGAACCAAGTCATTGCATGTAGCATTCCCTACGGCTTTCATCTGATAAGTAAAGGGATCCCATCTTTGTACAACACAGTTGATATAGCCACCATCCAAACAATGAAAACAattacaacatcaacaacagaaATCAGAACCAACCATAACACAATCACAACACATGATGTGACCAAGAAAACCACAGTTTGCAGTAGACAAGCAGGCGGGTTTTGTAAGATTATAGGTCTTATGACATGCAAAAAGGAAATACAGCCAACAAACAGAATTCTGTCAGCAACAttaaggatatatatatatatatatatatatatatatatatatatatatatatatatatatataaaagagagTGAAAACAACCAAAGAGCTGTCAGTATCAGCTGTATTATTCAAAACAACCAAAATCATGAATGCATAAGAGAGTGAAAACATGCATTCAGATTTCAGAgacaaaataaaatcttttaCGGTCACCCGACATAATCTACAGTTTGCTCAGTCATTACACAGCGAGATGATTGAAAGAACCATAGCGGTAACAGCGGATATAAAAAACAACACAGGTATAACACTACAAAGCCATAGAAAGATCAAGGATGTCACGTATGGTGGGTGTTCTAAGAGGGTAGAAAATATAACTATGAGTAAATTGAAAGATGTGAAAACTAACAACAATCTCATAACAATGAGATTTTTCTCCACAAAGTTATCACCAAAACCTGTTATCTCCAAATAACAAAACGCAAGGACTCCAAAAACAGGTTGAACTATCAACGAAGCCATCGAAACAAGTCGCGATGGCTTAATTTGTTTCATATTCACAGATGATTTTTGCTGAATAGACATTCTTTGAGAAAATATGTGTAGTTTGGCGACGCTGTATCTCTGAGTATTCAGAAAGTATGTGGAGTTTGTGCGGCTGCTGGTGTACTGCTGCTTGGcttctataaatatttaaaaaattgttctagAAACCCACTGGTGGTGGTATTGTGATGGATAACACTTGTGTGACTTAGAGTTGGGTGATATTGACCcacaatgcttgtgaaagagagagaaacataaACATTTTGATATTGTGATTGGCGAATGTCATCAATGTCACAAACTCTATGTCACACAAATGCCATCCGTATTGTGATGCAAGAGGGTTTTATAACTAATTtagtagtatttattatttGAGCATAATTTTCTAGAACTATCTATTTTGTTCTCATTGGCCCATTAGGGTTTGTTATTTCCCTGTTTAAGCTTAACAGTTGTAACCTAAAAGACAACTTATAACTtttattcaatcaataatattttagagagtgTTATCTCAATTACTGGTGGATTTCAGAActctattttcacaagtttgtcgCTTGCGAACTTGTTCTTTCAATCTAGGTTTAGCGCTTGCTAGCCTACGCTTCTATACTGCATCATATTGGCTTGATATCTggaagtgtgctcctcctcaaggtctcaagttcgattctctTCAGTGTCAATATAAGTGGGCTAATtaagcttcttaaaaaaaacaaaattgttctAGAACTTACAATTTTTCTTCGACTTGTAGTTTATAAGAGTGCTCccaagggtggtatttatagtcTGCTATGAGCTTGGGTTTCGGTTGCTTGGCTCCCAAGTAATAGgggtatttatatattttagacaGTTTTTGAAGGCTAAGGAAGGCGACGTCCTAAGGAGGACGCCCCTGGACCTTAATATCCCTTCTAGAGGGTGTCTGAGCCCTTTTAAATTACGTGATGTTATTTGTCCCATCCGTACTCAATTTCAACAAAGACATGAACTTAATACAGAGAAGATTCGACAATAGACAATAACTATCGTTATAGCCTCAATATCGATACATCGAAAAAAGATTGTAATACATTTTTGAGAGGACAAATTAACAAACTCACAAGTAATTTTCCTTTGATTGTGAACGGTTTCAACAAACAAACTCTTCAATtatgcttttaaaaataaaggtgCAGTTGCAAACAAAACCATTAAGCAGTCACGTTCAAATGACTCTAGATTTTACATGTgcttaaaaaattcataatggAAAGCAAAACTTGTCATTACATGTgcttaaaaaattcataaaggAAAGCAAAACTTGtcagtttgaaaaaaaaataaaaaattgcaccACTCGATTCATATGCttatattcataatttataAAACACGGTTTGTTACGATTCAATTCGCCCAAGTAAAAACTGGAACGAAAAACAACCCAAATCGTGTAAAACCGTAATATTtaaggttaaataagtttttcgtccatataaatataacgaattttgattttaattcctataaaattaaactgaatgttttcatcctcacataattttttattttgtttttcgtcCTTAATGGATATGACgtgtttttgacatttttttaacataatatgaatatataaatgTCGAATATAATAAGGACAAATATGGATACAATTTGAACATAAAAGAgttataattttgacatttatatgaaaataaaatggcCATTAAGgacgaaaaacaaaataaaaaaatttatgaggATGAAAACATTCAGTTTagttttgtagggactaaaatcaaaattcgctatatttataaggacgaaaaacttatttaaccctaatatttGCGTCACATTGGATAAAGCTTActcaaagagaaaaaaaaaatccccaaaTGAAATAGTTTAGTGTTCATACGTgagaaaaagaaactaaattaatcccaataaatcaaacatgaataCCGCTCTGATACCACGTGTTAGAAATATACATGTTCAATAATTATGAATCATTAGCGGAATCAAACAAAACGTTGAACATGAATATGAAcggatctacgacatgtttgatttattaaaGATATTAAGAATTATGGTATTAGGAATATCTGGATAAAGCTTTCATGACAACCATCTCAGCATCAACGATAAACAAAGAGGTGATCTAAAAACAAACAAGAAGATTAGCATCGGTTGActtggttcttcctcaaccggtaccTTTAATTAACTATCTAATTAGAAATCTAATAACTTTAtaacttaatttgatcactaatcaattaagGCTCACAATTAATAAATAACTACTATTATTATccttatataattattattacgataCTTACCGACGTAATAatattcaaatataataaaataataaaatattccaacacaTCTCTCCATCTTTATATATCTAGATTCAATTTTAGGGGATGAAAATCTCATGGTTAAACTTATTTTAGAGGACTAGATGTGTtaagcttttgacactttagaATGGCCCTTCTTAATTCATGTTCTGAGAGCTTTTGGTTTTAATGAAACCTTCTGCAACTGGATTGAAGTTATTTTAAAGTCTGCATATCTTTCAATTTCTGTCAATGGAAAAGCACAAGGTTATTTCAACTGTACTAGAGGGGTGAGACAGGGAGACCCTTTATCCCCTCTTTTATTCTGCCTGGCTGAAGATGTTTTGAGTAGAGCGATTTCTAAATTAGTTGTTGATGGAAAGCTTGAACTCATTAAAGGAACTAGACATGTTAATGTTCCTTCCCACACTTTTTATgctgatgatttgatgatattttgtaAAGCCAAAAATGCAGGTATCTCAAATCTTAGAgatttatttatcaaatatgcatTGGAATCTGGTCAAGTGGTGAATTGTGCAAAATCAACAATGTATCCTGGCTCCATTGCAGTTTCTAGGATTCAACAACTCTCCACAATGTTAAACTTCAATATAGGATCTTTACCTTTCAATTATTTGGGGGTGCCTATTTTCAGAGGGAAACCAAAAGTTTCTCATCTTCAACCAGTAGCTGACAAAATCAAAGCAAAACTATCTGCTTGGAAGGCCTCCCTTCTCTCTATGGCTGGTAGAATTCAACTCGTTAGATCAGTAATTCAAAGTATGTTGATG containing:
- the LOC11405179 gene encoding receptor-like protein CLAVATA2 yields the protein MTHHHFCYYLTLFYLILHCVTLSHSIDIHPQDKKSLLLFKSSLHDPSQSLTNWVGSNCTTWVGITCENTTGRVVSINLNSMNLSGQIHPNFCNLLYLEKVDFSHNNFTCTLPVCFGDLLNLRVIDLSHNRFHGGIPNSFMRLKHLTELVLNENPPLGGLLPFWIGNFSANLERVQLGYCSFSGSIPESLLYLKSLKYLDLGSNLLSGNLVDFQQSFVFLNLGSNQFTGTLPCFAASVQSLTVLNLSNNSIVGGLPACIANFQALTHLNLSRNHLKYRIYSRLVFSEKLVVLDLSNNELSGPIPSKIAETTEKLGLVFLDLSHNQFSGEIPLKITELKSLQALFLSHNLLSGEIPARIGNLTYLQVIDISHNSLSGTIPFSIVGCFQLYALILNNNNLSGVIQPEFDALDILRILDISNNRFSGAIPLTLAGCKSLEIVDFSSNDLSGSLNDAITKWTNLRYLSLAWNKFNGNLPSWLFAFQAIETMDLSHNKFSGFIPDINLKGSLLFNTRNVTVKEPFVEATKVFEPRVSVVVSDSNQLSFTYDHSSMFGIDLSDNLLHGEIPRGLFGLSGLEYLNLSNNFLNGQLPGLQKMQSLKAIDLSHNSLSGHIPGNISSLQDLTILNLSYNCFSGYVPQKQGYGRFPGAFAGNPDLCLESPSGVCEDGRIPSNQGSYFKEDKMDGPISVGIFFISAFVSFDFGVVVLFCSARTRKYILQTKT